From Serinicoccus profundi, the proteins below share one genomic window:
- a CDS encoding NAD(P)H-dependent oxidoreductase subunit E: MARAGRQAEELTPRSARAESVRDIALRYAGERGPLLEILHATQREHGHVADEDVVEIADVLNLSVAEVHGTVSFYHDFRRTARPDHVVQICRAEACQAVGGADLYTSAQELFAHREDVEVREVFCFGNCALGPSASIDGRLRARTTLDDIAAAESGWSR; the protein is encoded by the coding sequence GTGGCGCGTGCAGGTCGGCAGGCAGAGGAGCTGACACCCAGGTCCGCGCGGGCCGAGTCGGTCCGGGACATCGCGCTGAGGTATGCCGGGGAGCGGGGGCCGCTGCTCGAGATCCTCCATGCGACGCAACGCGAGCACGGCCACGTCGCCGATGAGGATGTCGTCGAGATCGCCGACGTCCTCAACCTCTCGGTGGCCGAGGTGCACGGCACGGTGAGCTTCTACCACGACTTCCGCCGCACCGCCCGGCCCGACCACGTCGTCCAGATCTGCCGGGCGGAGGCCTGTCAGGCAGTCGGCGGGGCCGACCTCTACACCTCCGCGCAGGAGCTCTTCGCGCACCGCGAGGACGTCGAGGTGCGCGAGGTCTTCTGCTTCGGCAACTGCGCCCTGGGCCCCAGCGCCAGCATCGATGGCCGACTCCGGGCCCGCACGACCCTTGACGACATCGCGGCGGCGGAGTCGGGGTGGTCGCGATGA
- a CDS encoding AAA family ATPase produces the protein MPSEPARPVAGSPPAPRLIMLSGPIASGKSTVAALLADAARDRGLTVALTDLDTVAEMALPTLPDWDWVHRVHADLVGAWLGTDVELVVDEGTSSREEVDLVRRHAVGVSVAHVILVADLERAHARATADPGRGISRDYAFLSADHERFAAERAQLPCDLLIDVERGTPEQHAAAIVERFLPDRR, from the coding sequence ATGCCCTCAGAGCCAGCACGTCCCGTTGCGGGGAGCCCGCCGGCGCCGCGGCTCATCATGCTGTCGGGGCCGATCGCCAGTGGCAAGAGCACGGTGGCAGCCCTCCTCGCCGACGCCGCGCGCGACCGGGGTCTGACGGTCGCGCTGACCGATCTCGACACGGTCGCCGAGATGGCGCTGCCGACCCTGCCTGACTGGGACTGGGTGCACCGCGTGCACGCCGATCTCGTCGGTGCGTGGCTCGGGACGGACGTGGAGCTGGTCGTCGACGAGGGCACGTCGTCCCGGGAGGAGGTCGATCTCGTGCGCCGTCACGCGGTGGGGGTGAGCGTTGCCCACGTCATCCTCGTCGCCGACCTGGAGCGGGCGCACGCCAGGGCAACAGCCGATCCTGGGCGCGGCATCAGTCGGGACTACGCCTTCCTGAGCGCCGACCACGAGAGGTTCGCCGCGGAACGGGCGCAGCTGCCGTGCGACCTGTTGATCGACGTCGAGCGCGGCACCCCGGAGCAGCACGCCGCAGCGATCGTGGAGAGGTTCCTGCCCGACCGCCGGTGA
- a CDS encoding MOSC domain-containing protein, which produces MRVSEVWRYPVKSVGGEAVDRAVVEPWGLEGDRRWGVVGPDGFPVTARECHELLGLSATTVDEETIRISARGGDSILVETPLGVPPVPVGHSRQGFAPPADADVSEWVTEQVGRPVRLVWQEDPSVRRISGAHGGQEGESLSLADAGPLLLTNEASLTRLGDWILEGGGEPVPMSRFRPNVVIAGGEEPFSEDGWEVVRIGGVRYRRTELCDRCVMTQIEEETLQTGPEPIRTLAQHRRWDGKTWFGIRLVPVDLDGSAAGLAVGDEVVVETEEGR; this is translated from the coding sequence ATGCGCGTGAGCGAGGTGTGGCGATATCCCGTGAAGTCCGTGGGCGGGGAGGCGGTGGACCGGGCCGTGGTGGAGCCGTGGGGGCTCGAGGGGGACCGGCGGTGGGGTGTCGTCGGGCCGGACGGCTTCCCGGTCACGGCGAGGGAGTGCCACGAGCTGCTGGGGCTGAGCGCCACGACGGTCGATGAGGAGACCATCCGGATCAGCGCCCGGGGCGGCGACTCGATCCTCGTGGAGACGCCCCTGGGGGTGCCGCCGGTGCCGGTAGGCCACTCGCGTCAGGGGTTCGCGCCGCCGGCGGACGCGGACGTCAGCGAGTGGGTCACCGAGCAGGTCGGCCGACCGGTCCGTCTGGTGTGGCAGGAGGACCCGAGTGTGCGGCGCATCTCCGGGGCCCACGGCGGGCAGGAGGGGGAGTCGTTGTCCCTGGCTGACGCCGGGCCGCTGCTGCTGACCAACGAGGCATCACTCACCAGGCTCGGCGACTGGATCCTCGAGGGTGGGGGAGAGCCGGTGCCGATGTCGCGCTTCCGCCCGAATGTCGTCATCGCGGGCGGCGAGGAGCCGTTCTCCGAGGACGGCTGGGAGGTGGTGAGGATCGGCGGGGTCCGCTATCGCCGCACCGAGCTCTGCGACCGCTGCGTCATGACGCAGATCGAGGAAGAGACGCTGCAGACCGGCCCGGAGCCGATCCGGACCCTGGCTCAGCACCGCAGGTGGGACGGCAAGACGTGGTTCGGCATCCGGCTCGTGCCGGTCGATCTGGACGGCTCGGCCGCCGGTCTCGCGGTCGGCGACGAGGTCGTCGTGGAGACGGAGGAGGGGCGATGA